A genomic window from Vigna radiata var. radiata cultivar VC1973A chromosome 2, Vradiata_ver6, whole genome shotgun sequence includes:
- the LOC106756493 gene encoding ras-related protein Rab7: MPSRRRTLLKVIILGDSGVGKTSLMNQYVNKKFSNQYKATIGADFLTKEVQFEDRLFTLQIWDTAGQERFQSLGVAFYRGADCCVLVYDVNSMKSFDNLNNWREEFLIQASPSDPENFPFVVIGNKIDIDGGNSRVVSEKKARAWCASKGNIPYFETSAKEGINVEEAFQCIAKNALKSGEEEELYLPDTIDVGNSSQPRATGCEC, translated from the exons ATGCCTTCCCGAAGAAGAACTCTCCTGAAGGTCATCATTCTCGGTGACAGTGG GGTGGGGAAGACGTCTTTGATGAACCA ATATGTGAATAAGAAGTTTAGTAATCAGTACAAGGCAACCATTGGAGCGGATTTTTTGACAAAAGAAGTGCAATTCGAAGATAGGCTTTTCACCTTACAG ATTTGGGATACAGCTGGCCAAGAAAGATTCCAAAGCCTTGGAGTTGCTTTCTATCGAGGTGCTGATTGTTGTGTTCTTGTATATGATGTTAATTCAATGAAATCATTTGACAACCTTAACAACTGGAGGGAGGAATTTCTGATTCAA GCAAGTCCTTCCGATCCCGAGAATTTTCCTTTTGTTGTCATAGGAAACAAAATAGATATTGATGGTGGGAACAGCAGAGTG GTGTCAGAAAAGAAGGCTCGGGCTTGGTGTGCATCAAAAGGAAATATTCCATATTTTGAGACATCTGCCAAAGAAGGCATTAATGTTGAAGAAGCATTCCAATGCATAGCAAAGAATGCCCTGAAAagtggagaagaagaagaatt ATACCTGCCAGACACAATTGATGTTGGAAACAGCAGTCAGCCACGGGCAACAGGGTGCGAGTGCTGA
- the LOC106756224 gene encoding SWI/SNF complex subunit SWI3D, which produces MEEKRREAAPSAADSPASEPASSRRRAGANKRKSAALNASGSSSAPSKRAARDKASPLHPPPLHNGPLTRARQTPNSLAAAASSSAAASAPAAVKHSERTHPSAADSAALAEQLRKESEWETLEAAIEAEFEAIRSRGANAHVVPTHCGWFSWLYIHEIEKQMLPSFFNGKTENRTPGVYMEIRNWIMKKFHSNPNVQIELKDMSQLNVGDMDARQEVMEFLDYWGLINFHPFPSMDSAVATASDDGEAEKSSLLEKLYHFETLQLCRPVQRSSQMTPATASGLFPESTIAEELVKQEGPAVEMLEYHCNSCSADCSRKRYHCQKQADFDLCSDCFSNRRFGSGMSSLDFILMEPAEVAGVNGGRWTDQETLLLLEALELYKENWNEIAEHVGTKTKAQCISYFVQMPIEDTFAEFDDNIDAGCKEPTDPVATNNDSSVDKDASECIENDTSDGIKDQDKNSKAEDVEVKVNQEDNLKLQEGSDEKASEGTSKSEDAVKGKSDQEASNECAINALKEAFAAVGYSPGPDGPSSFAEVGNPVMALATFLAHLVGTDVAVASAHSSIKSMSRNSPGTDLAARCCFLLEDPPDNKNEPTSSEKDSKSEGDQDEVNVKKDKPMLDDKDLPNDHSNMKVGSDTLEDKGQPASTDGAASEKPISPKEQPMVNHESGLDNCNAPISAKLSNDQAPDTLHDSGGSTSKAETKSNSDQVQEGSLIEEPCPAKGICVSDSLPSEKKEHQPLKSNLPGECPKLVETSKCEIVSDSIPPTKNKSQNPQSTNPVCESVETTDSAMDVEGVSNSLPSEKVDSQALFTTKSSQCNGIEKDVDMMSPSNPVRSNSAAENGANTGTGKDQTDNGAKVEDNDTRIKQDSNFEKMKRAAVSTLAAAAVKAKVLANQEEDQIRQLTSLLIEKQLLKLETKVAFFNEVENVVMRAREHVERSRHKLYHERALIIASRLGISASSSRGIPPTVSTNRIPTNIANSLQRPQMMMSPQRPLLSRPAATVATTLQNPLASSTAAGNSVRPSNQEKLSSVGTK; this is translated from the exons ATGGAGGAGAAACGCCGCGAAGCTGCTCCCTCCGCCGCAGATTCTCCGGCATCGGAGCCCGCATCGTCTCGCCGCCGCGCCGGGGCCAACAAGCGCAAGTCAGCCGCTCTCAACGCCTCTGGTTCCTCCTCCGCCCCCTCCAAACGCGCCGCTCGCGACAAGGCCTCGCCGCTCCACCCTCCTCCCCTCCACAATGGCCCCCTCACCCGGGCCCGCCAGACCCCCAACTCCCTCGCCGCCGCCGCTTCCTCGTCCGCCGCTGCTTCCGCTCCCGCCGCCGTCAAACACTCCGAACGCACCCATCCTTCCGCTGCAGACTCCGCCGCGCTGGCTGAGCAGCTGAGGAAGGAGAGCGAGTGGGAGACTCTGGAGGCCGCGATTGAAGCGGAATTCGAAGCCATCAGATCTCGCGGTGCCAATGCGCACGTGGTTCCCACTCATTGCG GTTGGTTTTCATGGTTGTATATTCATGAAATTGAGAAGCAAATGTTACCTTCTTTCTTTAATGGCAAAACTGAAAATCGGACGCCTGGTGTATACATGGAGATACGAAATTGGATAATGAAGAAGTTTCATTCAAATCCGAATGTGcaaattgaattgaaagatATGTCACAGCTTAATGTTGGAGATATGGATGCTAGGCAAGAGGTAATGGAGTTTCTGGACTATTGGGGTTTAATTAACTTCCACCCATTCCCTTCAATGGATTCTGCTGTGGCCACTGCCAGTGATGACGGAGAAGCAGAAAAAAGTTCTTTGCTTGAAAAATTGTATCACTTTGAAACTCTGCAATTATGTCGACCTGTTCAAAGGTCTAGCCAAATGACTCCAGCTACAGCCTCTGGCTTGTTTCCAGAGTCTACCATTGCTGAAGAGTTGGTGAAACAAGAGGGGCCAGCTGTTGAGATGCTTGAGTACCATTGCAATTCATGTTCTGCTGATTGTTCTCGCAAACGTTACCATTGCCAGAAGCAG GCAGATTTTGATCTGTGTTCCGACTGCTTTAGTAATAGAAGATTTGGCTCTGGCATGTCTTCATTGGATTTTATACTCATGGAACCAGCTGAAGTTGCAGGGGTTAATGGTGGAAGGTGGACTGATCAAGAGACCCTTCTGCTACTAGAAGCCTTAGaactttataaagaaaattggaATGAAATCGCTGAACATGttggaacaaaaacaaaagctcAGTGCATATCGTACTTTGTTCAAATGCCAATTGAGGATACCTTTGCTGAATTTGATGATAATATTGATGCTGGTTGCAAAGAACCAACAGATCCAGTTGCAACAAACAATGACTCATCTGTGGACAAGGACGCTTCAGAGTGTATTGAGAATGATACTAGCGATGGCATCAAAGACCAGGATAAAAATTCCAAGGCTGAGGATGTTGAAGTAAAGGTGAATCAGGAGGATAATCTAAAGTTACAAGAAGGTAGTGATGAGAAAGCCAGTGAGGGAACTTCTAAATCTGAAGATGCTGTTAAGGGGAAGTCTGATCAGGAAGCAAGTAATGAATGTGCTATAAATGCTCTCAAGGAAGCATTTGCTGCTGTTGGTTATTCTCCTGGACCTGATGGACCTTCTTCATTTGCTGAAGTGGGTAATCCTGTCATGGCACTG GCAACGTTCCTTGCACACTTGGTGGGTACTGATGTGGCTGTTGCTTCAGCTCATAGCTCCATAAAATCCATGTCAAGAAATTCTCCTGGCACTGACCTTGCTGCAAGGTGTTGCTTTCTTCTAGAAGATCCGCCAGATAATAAGAATGAACCAACTAGTTCTGAGAA GGATTCTAAAAGTGAGGGAGATCAGGACGAAGTAAATGTAAAGAAGGACAAACCAATGTTGGATGATAAAGATTTACCAAATGATCACAGTAATATGAAAGTTGGAAGTGACACTTTAGAAGACAAGGGACAGCCGGCTTCCACAGATGGTGCAGCCTCAGAAAAGCCAATTTCCCCAAAGGAGCAACCAATGGTTAATCATGAAAGTGGGCTAGACAATTGTAATGCTCCTATCAGTGCAAAGCTATCCAATGATCAAGCACCAGACACTCTGCATGATTCAGGCGGTTCAACATCCAAGGCTGAAACTAAATCTAATTCTGACCAGGTTCAGGAGGGATCCTTAATTGAAGAACCTTGTCCTGCAAAGGGCATATGTGTGTCTGATTCTCTTCCATCGGAGAAGAAAGAACATCAGCCACTAAAATCCAATTTACCAGGAGAGTGTCCAAAGCTAGTAGAGACATCAAAATGTGAGATAGTCTCTGATTCTATTCCCCCAACTAAGAACAAGTCTCAAAATCCACAATCTACAAATCCAGTTTGTGAATCTGTAGAAACAACAGACTCAGCCATGGATGTTGAAGGAGTTTCTAATTCCTTGCCGTCAGAAAAGGTTGACTCGCAGGCACTATTTACAACAAAATCATCCCAATGTAATGGGATAGAAAAGGATGTAGATATGATGTCACCATCAAATCCAGTTAGATCAAATTCTGCTGCTGAAAATGGTGCAAATACag GGACAGGTAAAGATCAGACAGATAATGGAGCAAAAGTGGAAGATAACGATACGAGGATTAAACAGGACAgcaattttgagaaaatgaaacgAGCTGCAGTTTCTACACTTGCTGCAGCAGCAGTAAAAGCAAAAGTTCTAGCAAATCAGGAAGAAGACCAAATCCGACAGCTTACTTCCttgttaatagaaaaacag TTGCTCAAGTTGGAAACTAAGGTGGCTTTTTTCAATGAGGTGGAGAATGTGGTGATGAGGGCAAGGGAGCATGTAGAGCGATCAAGGCACAAGCTTTATCATGAGCGTGCGTTGATTATTGCATCGCGGCTTGGTATATCAGCTTCGTCCTCTAGAGGTATACCACCAACAGTATCAACTAATAGAATTCCTACAAATATTGCGAACTCACTCCAAAGACCACAAATGATGATGAGTCCACAAAGGCCACTTCTTTCTAGACCTGCAGCCACTGTAGCTACAACTCTTCAAAACCCATTAGCATCTTCGACTGCAGCAGGAAACTCAGTTCGGCCATCTAACCAGGAAAAACTTTCTTCTGTTGGGACAAAATAA
- the LOC106755638 gene encoding organ-specific protein P4, whose translation MRPSLAMFSLLFAAFLLSGSIEARKDPGEYWKEIMKDQQMPEGLQGLLPIQSENNPNTQGQFVKDFKHECEESLESRPSVTKYNDFEPRSSATKYDDFGLKLSANKKDDFKPRPSTTKYDDFEPRPSATKYGDFEFKLKASKKDDIEPIPSVTKYNDFESRPSTTKYNDFEPRPSTTKYNDFEPRPSTTKYDDFEPRPNISKYDD comes from the exons ATGAGGCCTTCTCTTGCTATGTTTTCTCTTCTATTTGCTGCTTTCTTG TTAAGTGGCAGCATAGAAGCAAGGAAAGATCCTGGGGAGTATTGGAAAGAGATAATGAAAGACCAGCAAATGCCAGAAGGACTTCAAGGCCTTCTTCCAATTCAATCTGAAAATAATCCCAATACTCAAGGTCaatttgttaaagatttcaaGCATGAATGTGAAGAGTCTCTTGAATCTCGACCAAGTGTTACTAAGTATAATGATTTCGAACCTCGATCAAGTGCTACTAAGTATGATGATTTTGGACTTAAGTTAAGTGCTAACAAGAAAGATGATTTTAAACCTAGACCAAGTACTACCAAATATGATGATTTTGAACCACGACCAAGTGCTACTAAATATGGTGATTTTGAATTCAAGTTAAAAGCTAGCAAAAAGGATGATATTGAACCTATACCAAGTGTTACCAAGTACAATGATTTTGAATCAAGACCAAGCACTACAAAGTACAATGATTTTGAACCAAGACCAAGCACTACAAAGTACAATGATTTTGAACCAAGACCAAGTACCACAAAGTATGATGATTTTGAACCAAGGCCAAATATTTCCAAATATGATGATTAG